The Pseudomonas azadiae genome contains a region encoding:
- a CDS encoding methyl-accepting chemotaxis protein: MTTATTPRPQAGSRSRSQIIVLFIALIVFIMLLFANFAYLNTQSTYDKQYIGHAGELRVLSQRIAKNATEAATGKAAAFKLLADARNDFAQRWGYLKKGDPQTGLPAAPSAVRAEMRAVQTDWEALLKNTDAILASEQTVLSLHQVAATLAETVPQLQMESEKVVDILLQRGAPASQVALAQRQSLLAERILGAVNTVLAGDENAVQAADAFGRDANRFGVVLNGMLNGNPGLRITQVEDRDARARLGEIAELFEFVSGSVDEILETSPQLFQVRASASNIFNLSQTLLDEASHLATGFENLASGRSFDTIGGYVLGLLALTSIILIGLVMVRETNRQLRETAEKNERNQNAIMRLLDEIEDLADGDLTVTASVTEDFTGTIADSINYSVDQLRDLVATINLTAGQVAGAVQDTQATAMHLAQASEHQAQQIAEASTAINQMAQSIDQVSANAAESSAVAERSVEIANKGNEVVHNTIHGMDNIREQIQDTAKRIKRLGESSQEIGDIVSLIDDIADQTNILALNAAIQASMAGDAGRGFAVVADEVQRLAERSSAATRQIETLVRAIQADTNEAVISMEQTTTEVVRGARLAQDAGVALEEIEGVSKTLAALIQSISNAAQQQTSSAGQISLTMNVIQQITTQTSSGSTATAESIGNLAKMASELRRSVSGFTLPPPQQVDD, translated from the coding sequence ATGACCACCGCTACCACCCCCAGGCCCCAGGCCGGCTCGCGCAGCCGTTCGCAGATCATCGTGCTGTTTATTGCGCTGATCGTGTTCATCATGTTGCTGTTCGCCAACTTTGCGTACCTCAACACCCAGTCCACCTACGACAAGCAGTACATCGGCCACGCCGGTGAGCTGCGCGTGCTGTCCCAGCGCATTGCCAAGAACGCCACCGAGGCCGCTACCGGCAAGGCCGCTGCGTTCAAGCTGTTGGCGGATGCACGTAACGACTTTGCCCAGCGCTGGGGTTACCTGAAAAAAGGCGACCCGCAAACCGGCCTGCCCGCCGCACCCAGCGCCGTGCGCGCCGAAATGCGCGCGGTGCAGACCGACTGGGAAGCGCTGCTGAAAAACACCGATGCGATCCTCGCCAGCGAACAAACGGTGCTGTCTTTGCATCAGGTGGCCGCGACGCTCGCCGAAACCGTGCCGCAACTGCAGATGGAATCGGAAAAGGTTGTCGACATCCTCCTGCAACGCGGCGCCCCGGCCAGCCAGGTGGCCCTGGCCCAGCGCCAGTCGTTGCTGGCCGAACGAATTCTGGGCGCGGTCAACACCGTCCTGGCCGGCGATGAAAACGCTGTGCAGGCCGCCGATGCCTTTGGTCGCGATGCCAACCGCTTCGGCGTGGTGCTCAACGGCATGCTCAACGGCAACCCAGGGCTGCGCATCACGCAAGTCGAGGACCGCGATGCCCGTGCACGGCTGGGAGAAATCGCCGAGCTGTTCGAGTTTGTCTCCGGGTCCGTGGATGAAATCCTCGAAACCTCGCCGCAACTGTTCCAGGTGCGCGCCTCCGCGAGCAATATCTTCAACCTGTCGCAAACCCTGCTCGACGAAGCCTCGCACCTGGCCACCGGATTTGAAAACCTGGCCAGCGGGCGCAGCTTCGACACCATCGGCGGCTATGTGCTGGGCCTGCTGGCGTTGACCTCAATCATCCTGATCGGCCTCGTCATGGTGCGCGAGACCAACCGTCAATTGCGTGAAACCGCCGAGAAAAACGAGCGCAACCAGAACGCGATCATGCGCCTGCTGGACGAAATCGAAGACCTGGCCGACGGCGATCTTACGGTGACCGCCTCGGTGACCGAAGACTTCACCGGCACCATCGCCGACTCCATCAATTATTCCGTGGACCAGTTGCGCGACCTGGTCGCCACCATCAACCTCACCGCCGGGCAAGTCGCCGGCGCGGTGCAGGACACCCAGGCCACTGCCATGCACCTGGCCCAGGCCTCGGAACACCAGGCCCAGCAGATCGCCGAAGCCTCCACCGCGATCAACCAGATGGCCCAGTCCATCGACCAGGTGTCGGCCAACGCCGCAGAATCCTCAGCCGTCGCGGAGCGCTCGGTGGAGATCGCCAACAAGGGCAACGAGGTGGTGCACAACACCATCCACGGCATGGACAACATTCGCGAGCAGATCCAGGACACCGCCAAGCGCATCAAGCGCCTGGGCGAGTCGTCCCAGGAGATTGGCGACATCGTCAGCCTGATTGATGACATTGCCGACCAGACCAACATCCTCGCCCTGAACGCTGCAATCCAGGCCAGCATGGCCGGCGATGCCGGGCGCGGATTTGCCGTGGTGGCCGATGAAGTGCAGCGGCTGGCCGAGCGCTCATCGGCCGCGACCCGGCAGATCGAAACCCTGGTGCGCGCGATCCAGGCCGACACCAACGAAGCGGTAATCTCCATGGAACAGACCACCACCGAAGTGGTGCGCGGCGCACGCCTGGCGCAGGATGCCGGCGTGGCGCTGGAAGAGATCGAAGGCGTGTCGAAAACCCTGGCGGCGCTGATCCAGAGTATCTCCAATGCGGCGCAGCAACAGACGTCGTCGGCGGGGCAGATTTCCCTGACCATGAACGTGATCCAGCAGATCACCACCCAAACGTCGTCGGGCTCCACGGCCACCGCCGAAAGCATTGGTAACCTGGCGAAAATGGCCAGCGAGTTGCGCAGATCGGTGTCGGGTTTCACCCTCCCGCCGCCACAACAGGTCGATGATTGA
- a CDS encoding chemotaxis protein CheW → MTESHTAFELLLDIDRRCRLLAADLPSQEARLQRWSGIGFRLGEQWYVAPMGEVAEVLHEPRCTLMPGVKAWVKGVANLRGRLLPVMDLGGFLGLELSKARKQRRVLVVEYNDLFVGLLVDEVVGMQHFAQDALLANAAAGAPFIQGRFDGDPQWQVFSPFALAQAPGFMDVAA, encoded by the coding sequence ATGACCGAGTCGCACACCGCCTTCGAACTGTTGCTGGACATCGACCGCCGCTGCCGCCTGCTGGCTGCCGACCTGCCATCCCAGGAAGCTCGCCTGCAACGTTGGAGCGGCATCGGCTTTCGCTTGGGCGAGCAGTGGTATGTGGCGCCCATGGGTGAAGTGGCCGAAGTCCTGCATGAGCCGCGTTGCACCTTGATGCCCGGGGTCAAGGCCTGGGTCAAGGGCGTGGCCAACCTGCGTGGGCGCTTGTTGCCGGTGATGGACCTGGGCGGTTTCCTCGGCCTTGAGCTGTCCAAGGCGCGCAAACAACGGCGGGTATTGGTGGTGGAATACAACGACCTGTTTGTCGGGCTGTTGGTGGACGAGGTGGTGGGCATGCAACATTTTGCGCAAGACGCCCTGCTGGCGAACGCCGCTGCCGGTGCGCCGTTCATTCAGGGCCGATTCGATGGCGACCCGCAGTGGCAGGTCTTCAGCCCCTTCGCCCTGGCCCAGGCCCCGGGTTTCATGGACGTTGCCGCATGA
- the pilH gene encoding twitching motility response regulator PilH, whose amino-acid sequence MARVLIVDDSPTEMYKLTGMLEKHGHEVLKAANGGDGVALARQEKPDAVLMDIVMPGLNGFQATRQLTKDKETEHIPVIIITTKDQETDKVWGTRQGAKDYLTKPVDEETLIATLNKVLAG is encoded by the coding sequence ATGGCACGTGTTCTGATCGTCGACGATTCGCCGACCGAAATGTACAAACTGACCGGCATGCTGGAAAAGCACGGGCACGAGGTCCTAAAGGCCGCCAACGGCGGCGATGGCGTAGCGCTCGCACGCCAGGAAAAGCCAGACGCGGTATTGATGGACATCGTCATGCCAGGCCTCAACGGCTTCCAGGCCACGCGCCAACTGACCAAAGACAAAGAAACCGAGCACATTCCGGTGATCATCATCACCACTAAAGACCAGGAAACCGACAAGGTGTGGGGCACGCGCCAGGGCGCCAAGGATTACCTGACCAAGCCGGTGGATGAAGAAACCCTGATCGCCACCCTGAATAAGGTGCTGGCCGGCTGA
- the pilG gene encoding twitching motility response regulator PilG: protein MEQHSNALRVMVIDDSKTIRRTAETLLKNVGCEVITAIDGFDALARIVDHHPHIIFVDIMMPRLDGYQTCALVKNNPAFKSIPVIMLSSKDGLFDKAKGRIVGVDQFLTKPFSKEELLGAIKAYVPGFAAVEQAH from the coding sequence ATGGAACAGCATTCCAACGCCTTGAGGGTGATGGTGATCGACGACTCGAAGACGATCCGCCGCACCGCTGAAACCCTGTTGAAGAACGTGGGGTGCGAGGTCATCACGGCCATCGACGGTTTTGATGCCCTGGCCCGGATTGTTGACCATCACCCGCACATTATTTTTGTCGACATCATGATGCCGCGCCTGGATGGCTATCAGACTTGCGCGCTGGTGAAGAACAACCCGGCGTTCAAATCGATCCCGGTGATCATGTTGTCCTCCAAGGACGGCCTGTTCGACAAGGCCAAGGGGCGCATCGTGGGTGTCGATCAGTTTTTGACCAAGCCTTTCAGCAAGGAAGAACTGCTGGGCGCGATCAAGGCCTACGTGCCAGGGTTCGCCGCAGTAGAACAAGCACACTGA
- the gshB gene encoding glutathione synthase, translating into MSVRVGIVMDPIASISYKKDSSLAMLLAAQARGWTLFYMEQRDLYQGDGEARARMRPLQVFANPEKWFELSDEIDSPLSDLDVILMRKDPPFDMEFVYSTYLLEQAERAGVLIVNKPQSLRDCNEKLFATLFPQCTPPTVVSRRADVLREFAAKHGDVILKPLDGMGGTSIFRHRAGDPNLSVILETLTALGTQQIMGQAYLPAIKDGDKRILMIDGEPVDYCLARIPAAGETRGNLAAGGRGEARPLSDKDRWIASQVGPTLREKGLLFVGLDVIGEHLTEINVTSPTCIREIDNAFGTNIGEMLMAAIERKLQAK; encoded by the coding sequence ATGAGCGTTCGCGTCGGCATTGTCATGGACCCTATCGCCAGCATTTCCTATAAAAAGGACAGCTCGCTGGCCATGCTCCTGGCCGCCCAGGCCCGCGGCTGGACCTTGTTCTACATGGAACAGCGAGACCTTTACCAGGGTGACGGTGAAGCCCGCGCACGCATGCGTCCGCTGCAGGTGTTTGCCAACCCCGAAAAGTGGTTTGAGCTGTCGGACGAAATCGACAGCCCGCTGAGCGATCTGGACGTGATCCTGATGCGCAAGGACCCGCCGTTCGACATGGAATTCGTCTACTCCACCTACCTGCTGGAGCAGGCCGAGCGCGCCGGCGTGCTGATCGTCAACAAGCCGCAGAGCCTGCGCGACTGCAATGAAAAACTGTTCGCCACGCTGTTCCCGCAGTGCACGCCGCCGACCGTGGTCAGCCGCCGAGCCGACGTGCTGCGTGAGTTCGCCGCCAAGCACGGTGATGTGATCCTCAAGCCACTGGACGGCATGGGCGGCACCTCGATTTTCCGTCACCGCGCCGGCGACCCGAACCTGTCGGTTATCCTCGAGACCCTGACGGCCCTGGGCACCCAGCAGATCATGGGCCAGGCCTACCTGCCGGCGATCAAGGACGGCGACAAGCGCATCCTGATGATCGACGGCGAACCGGTGGATTACTGCCTGGCGCGTATCCCGGCAGCCGGCGAGACGCGCGGCAACCTGGCGGCCGGTGGGCGTGGTGAAGCACGGCCGTTGTCGGACAAGGACCGCTGGATCGCGTCCCAGGTCGGCCCGACCCTGCGTGAAAAGGGCTTGCTGTTTGTCGGCCTGGACGTGATCGGTGAACACCTGACTGAAATCAACGTCACCAGCCCGACCTGTATTCGCGAGATCGACAATGCATTTGGCACGAACATCGGCGAAATGTTGATGGCTGCCATTGAGCGCAAGCTGCAAGCCAAGTGA
- a CDS encoding energy transducer TonB codes for MTLPSDLPPELSHRGVRPADRLGFTLFLAALIHLALILGVGFSMVEPKQISKTLEITLATFKSEKKPEKADFLAQDNQQGSGTLDKKAVPKTTEVAPFQDNKVNKVTPPPAPKPEVKQATPKAAITTVAPKPQKAPTQREKVKTEPKPEPVKPAPIFDSSTLTDEISSLEAELANEQQLYAKRPRIYRLNAASTMRDKGAWYKDEWRKKVERIGNLNYPEEARRQQIYGNLRLLVSINRDGTLYEVQVLESSGQPLLDQAAQRIVRLAAPFAPFTGDLNDVDRLEIIRTWKFAKGDRLSSN; via the coding sequence ATGACACTCCCGTCCGATTTGCCCCCAGAACTCTCCCACCGCGGCGTGCGCCCGGCTGATCGGCTCGGATTTACCCTGTTTCTGGCGGCACTGATTCACCTGGCCCTGATCCTCGGCGTGGGGTTCTCGATGGTCGAGCCCAAGCAAATCAGCAAAACCCTGGAAATCACCCTTGCCACGTTCAAAAGCGAAAAGAAGCCCGAAAAGGCCGACTTCCTCGCCCAGGACAATCAGCAGGGCAGCGGCACGCTGGATAAAAAGGCCGTGCCCAAGACCACCGAAGTGGCGCCGTTCCAGGACAACAAGGTGAATAAAGTCACGCCGCCGCCGGCGCCCAAGCCGGAGGTCAAGCAGGCCACGCCCAAAGCCGCCATCACCACCGTCGCACCCAAGCCGCAAAAAGCCCCGACCCAGCGCGAAAAGGTCAAGACCGAACCGAAACCCGAGCCCGTCAAGCCGGCGCCGATCTTCGACAGCTCGACGCTGACCGACGAGATTTCCAGCCTGGAAGCCGAGCTGGCCAATGAGCAGCAGTTGTACGCCAAGCGTCCGCGCATCTACCGGCTGAACGCTGCGTCGACCATGCGTGACAAAGGCGCCTGGTATAAGGATGAATGGCGCAAGAAGGTCGAGCGCATCGGCAACCTCAACTACCCCGAAGAAGCCCGGCGCCAGCAGATATACGGCAATCTGCGCCTGTTGGTGTCGATCAACCGCGACGGCACATTATATGAAGTGCAGGTGCTGGAATCTTCCGGCCAGCCACTGCTGGACCAGGCCGCCCAGCGTATCGTGCGCCTGGCTGCGCCGTTTGCCCCGTTTACCGGCGATTTGAACGACGTGGACCGCCTGGAAATCATCCGCACCTGGAAGTTCGCCAAGGGTGATCGGCTGTCCAGCAACTAA
- a CDS encoding YqgE/AlgH family protein translates to MKNVSPTYLKHQFLIAMPHMADPNFAQTLTYIVEHTANGAMGLVVNRPQELSLADILEQLRPEIDPPASCQHVPIYFGGPVQPDRGFVLHPSGPTFQATVDLEGVSLSTSQDVLFAIADGVGPEQSVITLGYAGWEAGQLEAELASNAWLTCPFDADILFNTPSELRLEAAAATLRVNLSLLTSQAGHA, encoded by the coding sequence ATGAAAAATGTCAGCCCGACCTACCTCAAGCACCAATTCCTGATCGCCATGCCCCATATGGCCGACCCGAACTTTGCGCAGACCTTGACCTACATCGTCGAGCACACGGCCAATGGTGCCATGGGGCTGGTGGTGAACCGTCCACAGGAGCTGAGCCTGGCCGATATCCTTGAGCAATTGCGCCCGGAAATCGATCCGCCAGCCAGTTGCCAGCACGTGCCCATCTACTTCGGCGGGCCGGTGCAGCCCGATCGTGGTTTTGTGCTGCACCCCAGCGGGCCGACATTTCAGGCTACGGTTGATCTGGAAGGCGTGTCGCTGTCCACTTCCCAGGATGTGCTGTTTGCCATCGCCGACGGCGTGGGCCCCGAGCAAAGCGTGATCACCCTCGGCTACGCCGGTTGGGAAGCAGGCCAGTTGGAAGCCGAACTGGCGAGCAATGCGTGGCTGACGTGCCCGTTTGATGCCGATATCCTGTTCAACACCCCCAGCGAACTGCGCCTGGAAGCAGCAGCGGCCACGCTGCGGGTCAACCTCAGCCTGTTGACCAGCCAGGCGGGGCACGCCTGA
- the ruvX gene encoding Holliday junction resolvase RuvX: MALRLILGFDYGTKQIGVAVGQVITGQARELCTLKAQNGIPDWNQVEALIKEWKPDAVVVGLPLNMDGTPSDMCLRAEKFARRLNGRYNIPFYTHDERLTTFEAKGERRDRGGQKGSYRDNPVDAIAAALLLQGWLDENSALFES, translated from the coding sequence ATGGCTTTACGCCTGATCCTCGGCTTTGACTACGGCACCAAACAGATCGGCGTGGCGGTTGGCCAGGTGATCACCGGCCAGGCCCGCGAGCTGTGCACCTTGAAAGCCCAGAACGGCATACCGGACTGGAACCAGGTCGAGGCCCTCATAAAAGAATGGAAGCCTGACGCGGTCGTGGTCGGCCTGCCGTTGAACATGGACGGCACGCCCAGCGATATGTGCCTGCGCGCTGAAAAATTCGCACGCCGCCTCAACGGCCGCTACAACATTCCCTTTTATACCCACGATGAACGCCTCACCACCTTTGAAGCCAAGGGCGAGCGGCGCGACCGTGGCGGACAGAAAGGCAGCTACCGCGACAACCCCGTGGACGCCATCGCGGCCGCTCTGTTGTTGCAGGGTTGGCTGGACGAAAACAGCGCTTTATTTGAATCCTGA
- the pyrR gene encoding bifunctional pyr operon transcriptional regulator/uracil phosphoribosyltransferase PyrR, which produces MSLPNPAELISQMAARLTAHLQHRAISEPRFIGIRTGGVWVAQALLEELGSDSPLGTLDVSFYRDDFSQNGLHPQVRPSALPFEIEGQHLVLIDDVLMSGRTIRAALNELFDYGRPASVTLVCLLDLDAGELPISPDVVGATLSLAAHQRVKLSGPTPLELELQDLAL; this is translated from the coding sequence ATGAGCTTGCCGAACCCCGCCGAACTGATCAGCCAGATGGCCGCGCGCCTCACGGCCCATCTGCAGCACCGTGCCATCAGCGAGCCACGTTTCATCGGCATTCGTACCGGCGGTGTGTGGGTCGCCCAGGCTTTGCTGGAGGAATTGGGCAGCGACTCGCCCTTGGGTACGCTCGACGTGTCCTTCTACCGCGACGACTTCAGCCAGAACGGCCTGCACCCGCAAGTGCGCCCATCGGCCCTGCCGTTCGAGATCGAAGGCCAGCACCTGGTGCTGATCGACGACGTGCTGATGAGCGGCCGCACCATCCGCGCCGCCCTGAACGAGCTGTTCGACTACGGCCGCCCGGCCAGCGTGACCCTGGTGTGCCTGCTGGACCTGGACGCCGGCGAACTGCCGATCAGCCCGGATGTGGTCGGCGCCACACTGTCGCTTGCCGCCCACCAGCGGGTAAAATTGTCCGGTCCCACGCCGCTCGAACTCGAACTGCAAGACCTTGCCCTTTAA
- a CDS encoding aspartate carbamoyltransferase catalytic subunit — protein sequence MTPLDAKRPLQLNAQGQLQHFLSLDGLPRELLTEILDTADSFLEVGGRAVKKVPLLRGKTICNVFFENSTRTRTTFELAAQRLSADVITLNVSTSSASKGETLLDTLRNLEAMAADMFVVRHGDSGAAHFIAEHVCPQVAIINGGDGRHAHPTQGMLDMLTIRRHKGSFENLSVAIVGDILHSRVARSNMLALKTLGCPDIRVIAPKTLLPIGVEQYGVKVYTDMTEGLKDVDVVIMLRLQRERMAGGLLPSEGEFYRLFGLTTARLAGAKPDAIVMHPGPINRGVEIESAVADGNQSVILNQVTYGIAVRMAVLSMAMSGQTAQRQFEQENAQ from the coding sequence ATGACGCCTCTAGATGCCAAGCGCCCGCTGCAGCTCAATGCTCAGGGCCAGTTGCAACACTTCTTGTCCCTCGACGGCCTGCCCCGCGAGCTGCTCACCGAGATTCTCGACACCGCCGACTCGTTCCTCGAGGTCGGTGGACGCGCGGTGAAGAAGGTCCCGCTGCTGCGCGGCAAGACCATCTGCAATGTGTTCTTCGAGAACTCCACCCGCACCCGCACCACCTTTGAACTGGCCGCCCAGCGATTGTCGGCCGACGTGATCACGTTGAACGTGTCCACCTCGTCGGCGAGCAAGGGCGAAACCCTGCTCGACACCCTGCGCAACCTGGAAGCCATGGCCGCCGACATGTTCGTGGTACGCCATGGCGACTCCGGCGCCGCACACTTCATCGCCGAGCACGTGTGCCCGCAGGTGGCGATCATCAACGGTGGCGACGGCCGCCACGCCCACCCGACCCAGGGCATGCTCGACATGCTCACCATCCGTCGGCACAAGGGCAGTTTTGAAAACCTGTCGGTGGCCATCGTCGGCGACATCCTGCATTCGCGGGTGGCGCGCTCGAACATGCTGGCCCTCAAAACCCTGGGCTGCCCGGACATCCGCGTGATCGCACCGAAGACCCTGCTGCCGATCGGCGTCGAACAGTACGGTGTGAAGGTCTACACCGACATGACCGAAGGCCTCAAGGACGTAGACGTAGTGATCATGCTGCGCCTGCAACGCGAACGCATGGCCGGTGGCCTGTTGCCGAGCGAAGGCGAGTTCTACCGCCTGTTCGGCCTGACCACCGCACGCCTGGCCGGCGCCAAGCCGGACGCGATCGTGATGCACCCGGGCCCGATCAACCGCGGCGTGGAGATTGAGTCGGCGGTGGCCGACGGCAACCAGTCGGTGATCCTCAACCAGGTGACCTACGGCATCGCCGTGCGCATGGCGGTGTTGTCCATGGCCATGAGCGGGCAGACCGCACAACGTCAATTCGAGCAGGAGAACGCCCAGTGA
- a CDS encoding dihydroorotase: MKLSILGARVIDPASGLDQVTDLHLEAGKLIAIGAAPAGFSASETIDAKGLVAAPGLVDLNVALREPGYSRKGNIISETRAAAAGGVTSLCCPPNTKPVLDTSAVTELILDRAREAGNCKVFPIGALSKGLEGEQLAELIALRDAGCVAFGNGLEGFRSTRTLCRALEYAATFDLTVTFHSQDRDLAEGGLAHEGAVASFLGLPGIPETAETVALARDLLLVEQSGVRAHFSQLTSARGVALIAQAQARGLPVTADVALYQLILTDEALIDFSSLYHVQPPLRTRADREGLRAAVKSGVVSAISSHHQPHERDAKLAPFGATEPGISSVELLLPLAMTLVEEGLLDLPTLLARLSAGPAEALRLPAGKLAVGSPADLVLFDPAASTVAGEHWLSKGENCPFIGHSLPAAVRYTIVDGRISYQAS, encoded by the coding sequence GTGAAGCTCAGCATCCTCGGCGCCCGCGTCATCGATCCGGCCAGCGGCCTGGATCAAGTTACCGATCTGCACCTGGAAGCCGGCAAGCTCATCGCCATCGGCGCCGCGCCCGCGGGCTTCAGCGCCAGCGAGACCATCGACGCCAAAGGCCTGGTGGCCGCGCCTGGCCTGGTGGACCTGAACGTCGCCCTGCGCGAGCCGGGTTACAGCCGCAAAGGCAATATCATCAGCGAAACCCGCGCCGCCGCCGCCGGTGGCGTGACCAGCCTGTGCTGCCCACCGAATACCAAACCGGTGCTGGACACCTCGGCCGTGACCGAGCTGATCCTCGACCGCGCCCGTGAAGCCGGCAATTGCAAAGTGTTCCCCATCGGCGCCCTGAGCAAAGGCCTGGAAGGCGAACAACTGGCCGAGCTGATCGCCCTGCGCGACGCCGGTTGCGTGGCCTTCGGCAACGGCCTGGAGGGTTTCCGCAGCACCCGCACCTTGTGCCGCGCCCTGGAATACGCGGCCACCTTCGACCTGACGGTGACCTTCCATTCCCAGGACCGCGATCTGGCCGAAGGTGGCCTAGCCCATGAAGGCGCCGTGGCCAGCTTCCTCGGCCTGCCGGGCATTCCGGAAACCGCCGAAACCGTGGCCCTGGCCCGCGACCTGCTGCTGGTGGAACAAAGCGGCGTGCGCGCGCACTTTAGCCAACTGACCAGCGCCCGCGGCGTCGCCCTGATCGCCCAGGCCCAGGCCCGTGGCTTGCCGGTGACGGCGGATGTCGCCCTGTACCAGCTGATCCTGACGGATGAGGCGCTGATCGACTTCTCCAGCCTGTACCACGTGCAGCCGCCGCTGCGCACCCGCGCCGACCGCGAAGGCTTGCGGGCGGCGGTCAAATCCGGCGTGGTCTCGGCGATTTCCAGCCACCACCAGCCCCATGAGCGGGATGCCAAGCTGGCACCGTTCGGTGCGACAGAGCCGGGTATCAGCAGTGTCGAACTGTTGCTGCCGCTGGCGATGACATTGGTGGAAGAAGGCTTGCTGGACTTGCCGACGCTGCTGGCGCGCCTGAGCGCAGGCCCGGCCGAGGCCTTGCGCCTGCCGGCGGGCAAGTTGGCGGTGGGTTCGCCGGCGGATCTGGTGCTGTTCGACCCGGCCGCCTCCACCGTTGCGGGGGAGCACTGGTTGTCCAAGGGCGAAAACTGCCCGTTTATCGGGCATAGCTTGCCGGCGGCGGTGCGGTACACAATCGTCGACGGACGGATCAGCTACCAGGCCTCATAA
- a CDS encoding NINE protein yields the protein MGSQQDTHSKVIGYLLWIFGFTGAHRFYYGKPVTGTIWFFTLGLLGIGWLIDFFLIPAMDREADLRFTAGPIEYNVAWILLAFLGVFGVHRMYQGKWISGLIYLLTGGLFLVGVLYDFWTLNTQISIRNAERSGGR from the coding sequence ATTGGTTCGCAGCAAGACACCCACAGCAAGGTGATCGGTTACCTGTTGTGGATTTTCGGTTTTACCGGCGCGCATCGCTTTTATTACGGCAAACCCGTTACCGGTACGATCTGGTTTTTTACCTTGGGCCTGTTGGGCATCGGCTGGCTGATCGACTTCTTCCTGATTCCGGCCATGGACCGTGAAGCGGACCTGCGTTTCACCGCCGGGCCCATCGAATACAACGTGGCGTGGATCCTGTTGGCGTTTCTCGGGGTGTTCGGCGTGCACCGCATGTACCAGGGCAAATGGATCAGCGGCCTGATCTACCTGCTGACCGGCGGCTTGTTCCTGGTGGGCGTGCTGTATGACTTCTGGACGTTGAATACGCAGATTTCGATCCGCAATGCCGAGCGTAGCGGCGGGCGCTAA
- a CDS encoding C40 family peptidase — MRPFFKTWLTICLLMPLAAHATNREQRLPNVNGFTPKVHSTPGTVKAAKLSVNRPTQLSKAHGKANPALMAVNTKQSSTVLSRAVNVLGTPYRWGGSSPSKGFDCSGLVKYAFNDVAAVDLPRTSNAMAAGHGQKVDRKDLKPGDLLFFKLKSRQVNHVAIYLGNDRFIHAPRRGKSVSIDTLKKPFWDKNYVIAKRVLPKEQNNNLRVVQR; from the coding sequence ATGCGACCATTTTTCAAGACATGGCTAACCATTTGCCTATTAATGCCATTGGCCGCCCACGCCACCAATCGTGAGCAAAGACTTCCAAACGTTAACGGTTTTACCCCTAAAGTCCACAGCACACCGGGTACTGTCAAAGCGGCAAAGCTGAGCGTCAACCGCCCGACTCAACTGAGCAAGGCCCACGGTAAAGCAAACCCCGCCCTGATGGCGGTCAACACCAAACAGAGCAGTACCGTCCTCAGCCGCGCCGTCAACGTGCTCGGTACACCTTATCGTTGGGGCGGCAGCAGCCCAAGTAAAGGGTTCGACTGCAGTGGCCTGGTGAAATATGCGTTCAACGACGTCGCAGCCGTGGATTTGCCGCGTACGTCCAACGCCATGGCCGCCGGCCACGGGCAGAAGGTCGACCGCAAGGACCTCAAGCCGGGTGACTTGCTGTTCTTCAAGCTCAAGAGCCGCCAGGTGAACCACGTTGCCATTTACCTGGGCAATGACCGTTTCATTCACGCACCGCGCCGTGGCAAATCGGTCAGCATCGATACGCTGAAGAAGCCGTTCTGGGACAAGAACTACGTGATTGCCAAGCGGGTACTGCCTAAAGAGCAGAACAACAACCTGCGGGTTGTACAGCGCTGA